Genomic window (Caldinitratiruptor microaerophilus):
CCAGCTGTCGCCGGAGTGGATCGGCGACCCGCCGATGGGCATCACGGCGGAGAACGTGGCCGAGCGCTACGGCATCTCCCGGGAGGACCAGGACGCCTTCGCCCTCCGCAGTCAGCAGAACGCCGCCCGAGCCCTGGCCGACGGCCGGTTCGCCGGGCAGATCGTCCCCATTGATGTGCCGGCCGGAAAGGGAGAGACCCGGCGGTTCGAGGTCGACGAGCACCCGCGCCCCGATACGACCATGGAGAAGCTCTCCCGCTTGCCTCCGGCCTTCAAGCCCGGCGGCACCGTCACGGCCGGGAACAGCTCGGGCATCAACGACGGGGCGGCGGCTGTCATCGTGATGTCTTCCCGGGAGGCCGAGCGGCGGGGGCTGCGACCGCTCGGGCGGCTCGTGGGATGGGCCGTGGCAGGGGTCGACCCCAACATCATGGGCATGGGACCCGTCCCGGCGGTGCGCAAGGTGCTCGAGCGCACGGGGCTCGGACTGGATGACCTGGACGTCATCGAGCTGAACGAGGCCTTCGCGGCGCAGGCAGTGGCGTGCATCCGCGAGCTCGGGCTCGACATGGAGCGAGTGAACCCGAACGGCGGAGCGATCGCCCTCGGGCATCCGGTGGGGGCGACCGGGGCGATCCTCACGCTGAAGGCCCTGTACGAGCTGCGCCGTAGCGGCGGGCGGTACGGCCTCGTCACCGCCTGCATCGGCGGCGGCCAGGGGATCGCGGC
Coding sequences:
- a CDS encoding thiolase family protein; this translates as MGERVDEAVIVSGARTAVARENGALRDLAPHQFGAHVVKAALARAGVDGREVDEVLFGNVMAGGGNIARLTALEAGLPFEVPAMTVDRQCGSGLQAICTAAQGIRLGEWRIVIAGGTESMTRAPYLLERPAAPYSRVPPRFVRPQLSPEWIGDPPMGITAENVAERYGISREDQDAFALRSQQNAARALADGRFAGQIVPIDVPAGKGETRRFEVDEHPRPDTTMEKLSRLPPAFKPGGTVTAGNSSGINDGAAAVIVMSSREAERRGLRPLGRLVGWAVAGVDPNIMGMGPVPAVRKVLERTGLGLDDLDVIELNEAFAAQAVACIRELGLDMERVNPNGGAIALGHPVGATGAILTLKALYELRRSGGRYGLVTACIGGGQGIAAIFERID